A genome region from Thiohalophilus sp. includes the following:
- the selB gene encoding selenocysteine-specific translation elongation factor yields the protein MLIGTAGHIDHGKTALVKALTGVDADRLPQEQARGITLDLGYAYTPLSDGSVLGFVDVPGHEKLIRNMLAGATAIDFVLLVIAADDGPMPQTREHLELLELLGRTRGTVALTKIDVVSAERLEAVRQEVKQLLADTGLSGSPIFSVSGRTGEGIEPLRIHLETMATLFHPRSATGRFRLAIDRCFSLTGVGTVVTGTAHAGAVNVGEMLTLSPLGVKARVRELHVQDRSAERGQAGERCALALKGDFDKQDIARGMWLVDPALALPLSRFQGEVRIPAGQKPVTHMQNVHVHLGSDDIVGRVALLDCKEINAGDTALVEILLERETLALHGDRFILRDAGAQRTVAGGRVLDIFPPTRHKRTPQRLALLNKLRDVDPAVALECLADQVEAGIDLNRFAMSWNLSEADAEMLWQRVGLRVIREGETTTGITPAAWTALRSKLLEALTAEHERAPDMIGVEVERLRRMTSSRLSRPVFQALSEELLANGAIVQTRSWLHLPEHRATVTADDRELFAELKPLLDASPYNPPRVRDVFRATGTPEHVVRQLFKRLARTGELYPVAHDHYFTARAVEELAEHVRQLNEQQGAARAAPFRDIIFPDGSGGRKVAIRILEFFDRIGYTRRVRDDHVLRHDSALQHWSAQ from the coding sequence ATGTTGATCGGCACTGCAGGGCATATCGACCATGGCAAAACCGCGCTGGTGAAGGCGCTTACCGGCGTGGATGCCGATCGGTTGCCGCAGGAACAGGCGCGCGGCATTACGCTCGATCTCGGCTACGCCTATACCCCCTTATCGGATGGTTCAGTACTCGGTTTTGTGGATGTCCCCGGCCATGAAAAACTGATCCGCAACATGCTGGCCGGCGCCACCGCTATCGATTTCGTTCTGCTGGTGATTGCCGCCGATGACGGACCGATGCCGCAAACACGTGAACATCTCGAGTTACTGGAACTGCTGGGTAGGACCCGGGGCACAGTCGCCCTTACCAAAATCGATGTGGTTTCAGCCGAGCGGCTCGAGGCGGTCCGCCAGGAAGTCAAACAACTTCTGGCGGATACCGGACTGTCAGGTAGTCCGATCTTTTCCGTATCGGGGCGAACGGGGGAGGGGATCGAGCCCCTGCGCATTCATCTGGAGACGATGGCGACTTTATTTCACCCGCGTTCAGCGACAGGGCGTTTCCGTCTCGCCATCGATCGCTGTTTCTCGCTCACCGGTGTTGGCACCGTAGTAACCGGTACCGCCCATGCCGGAGCAGTCAATGTCGGCGAGATGCTCACCCTGTCCCCGTTGGGGGTCAAGGCCCGTGTGCGTGAACTGCATGTCCAGGACCGCTCTGCCGAACGTGGTCAGGCGGGTGAACGTTGTGCCCTGGCACTCAAGGGTGATTTTGACAAACAGGATATTGCCCGGGGGATGTGGCTGGTCGATCCGGCGCTGGCCCTGCCCCTGTCCCGTTTTCAGGGTGAGGTGCGCATTCCCGCCGGTCAGAAACCGGTGACGCACATGCAAAACGTGCATGTGCATCTTGGTAGCGATGACATAGTCGGCCGGGTGGCGTTGCTCGATTGCAAGGAGATCAATGCCGGAGATACCGCGCTGGTAGAGATCCTGCTCGAACGCGAAACTCTGGCCCTGCACGGCGACCGATTCATCCTGCGCGATGCCGGTGCGCAACGGACTGTTGCCGGAGGCAGGGTGCTGGATATCTTTCCGCCTACCCGCCACAAGCGGACACCGCAACGGCTGGCCCTGCTCAACAAACTGCGTGACGTGGATCCTGCCGTTGCGCTTGAATGTCTGGCCGACCAGGTGGAAGCCGGCATCGATCTCAATCGATTCGCGATGAGCTGGAACCTCAGCGAGGCAGACGCCGAGATGCTCTGGCAACGGGTCGGCCTGCGCGTGATCCGCGAGGGCGAAACAACAACCGGTATTACCCCGGCGGCCTGGACCGCGTTGCGAAGTAAACTGCTTGAGGCGCTGACTGCGGAACATGAGCGTGCGCCCGATATGATCGGCGTGGAAGTCGAACGGCTGCGGCGCATGACCTCCAGCAGGCTGTCGCGTCCTGTTTTTCAGGCACTGAGTGAGGAATTACTGGCAAATGGTGCCATTGTACAGACGCGCTCCTGGCTGCATCTGCCGGAGCATCGCGCCACTGTCACTGCCGACGACCGGGAACTTTTTGCCGAGCTTAAGCCTTTGCTGGATGCCAGTCCCTATAATCCGCCGCGAGTGCGTGATGTATTCAGGGCAACAGGCACGCCCGAGCATGTGGTACGCCAGTTATTCAAGCGGCTCGCCCGGACGGGGGAGCTCTATCCGGTAGCCCATGATCATTATTTCACCGCCAGGGCGGTCGAGGAGCTGGCCGAACATGTCCGCCAGCTCAATGAGCAACAGGGCGCGGCGCGTGCCGCCCCGTTTCGAGACATTATCTTTCCCGATGGTAGCGGCGGTCGTAAGGTGGCGATTCGGATCCTCGAGTTCTTCGATCGTATCGGTTACACTCGACGGGTACGCGATGATCATGTCTTGCGTCACGACAGCGCTTTGCAGCACTGGAGCGCACAATGA
- the selA gene encoding L-seryl-tRNA(Sec) selenium transferase, with the protein MNQLSRLPSVSRLLSDAVVAELVDSHGHAVITQMIRDTLAEVRAAAQAGAPIPDNENLIEKITANAKALALPRLRPVFNLTGTVLHTNLGRASLPEEAVEALVTAARNPCALEYDIEDGGRGDRDDIVSDLLCELTGAEAATVVNNNAAAVFLLLNTLAWKKKVVVSRGELIEIGGAFRVPDIMKRAGAKLVEVGTTNRTHRKDFSEAISSRTAMLMKIHTSNYTIQGFTHAVPEKELAELAHQHELPFVVDLGSGTLTDLERWGLPHEPTPRESIAAGVDLVTFSGDKLLGGPQAGLLVGRKDLIDQIKKNPLKRALRVGKITLAALEAVLRLYRDPDRLPERLTALQQLTRPEADIHAVAQRLLPALQRALASQPVTVEIVPLRSQIGSGSLPVDRLPSAGLAVHPQSRKSGVLHRIEARLRELPRPVIGRIENDALLLDLRCLATDEESEFAAQLSILDTRQSDASGRMA; encoded by the coding sequence ATGAATCAACTCTCCAGACTCCCCTCTGTCAGTCGTCTGTTGTCTGACGCCGTGGTTGCGGAGCTGGTGGATAGCCACGGCCACGCGGTGATTACACAGATGATCCGTGACACGCTGGCCGAGGTCCGTGCGGCGGCCCAGGCTGGCGCCCCGATTCCCGATAACGAAAACCTGATCGAAAAAATCACCGCCAATGCAAAGGCGCTCGCTCTGCCCAGGCTGCGCCCGGTCTTCAATCTCACCGGCACCGTGCTGCACACCAATCTCGGCCGCGCCTCCCTGCCCGAAGAAGCTGTCGAGGCGCTGGTGACGGCCGCCCGCAATCCCTGTGCTTTGGAATACGATATCGAGGACGGCGGACGGGGTGACCGGGATGACATCGTCAGCGATTTGCTCTGCGAGTTGACGGGAGCCGAGGCGGCCACCGTGGTCAACAACAATGCTGCTGCCGTCTTCCTGTTGCTCAACACATTGGCATGGAAGAAGAAAGTTGTTGTCTCCCGCGGGGAATTGATCGAGATCGGCGGGGCCTTTCGGGTACCCGATATCATGAAGCGGGCCGGTGCCAAACTGGTCGAGGTCGGCACGACCAATCGCACGCATCGGAAGGATTTCAGCGAAGCGATCTCCTCACGCACGGCGATGCTGATGAAAATCCACACCAGCAATTACACGATCCAGGGGTTTACTCATGCCGTACCGGAAAAAGAACTGGCCGAGCTGGCACATCAACATGAACTGCCCTTTGTCGTCGATCTCGGCTCCGGTACATTGACCGACCTCGAGCGCTGGGGACTGCCCCACGAACCGACACCACGCGAGAGCATCGCCGCCGGGGTCGACCTGGTAACCTTTTCCGGTGATAAACTGCTTGGCGGCCCGCAGGCCGGGTTGCTGGTTGGTCGCAAAGATCTGATTGATCAGATCAAGAAAAATCCACTGAAGCGCGCACTGCGCGTCGGCAAGATCACCCTTGCCGCCCTCGAAGCGGTGCTGCGTCTCTATCGCGATCCCGATCGCCTGCCCGAACGCCTGACGGCATTGCAGCAACTGACCCGTCCCGAAGCCGACATCCATGCCGTGGCGCAACGCCTGTTGCCCGCACTGCAGCGTGCCCTGGCCTCGCAGCCGGTAACCGTGGAAATCGTGCCACTGCGATCGCAGATCGGCTCCGGGTCACTACCGGTCGATCGTCTGCCGTCTGCCGGGCTTGCTGTTCACCCGCAGAGCAGGAAAAGCGGCGTACTGCATCGCATCGAGGCCAGATTACGCGAGTTGCCGCGTCCGGTGATCGGCCGCATCGAGAACGACGCGTTGCTGCTGGATCTGCGCTGCCTTGCGACGGATGAGGAAAGTGAATTCGCTGCCCAGCTTTCGATCCTGGACACACGTCAATCGGATGCATCAGGTCGGATGGCATGA
- the prxU gene encoding thioredoxin-dependent peroxiredoxin (Most members of this family contain a selenocysteine.) yields the protein MAEEESVSCARVTGSVSGEPSPETPAPSELTSQEERSSMSVRVGQKAPDFTAPAYHKGSFTSVKLSDYLGKWVMLCFYPGDFTFVUATEVSAVAANYQKLQDLGVEVISVSVDSHFVHKVWNDEELSKMVDGGVPFHMVADQAGNVGRAYGCWDETQGVELRGRFIIDPDGVIQAMEVLTPPVGRKLAETIRQIQAYQHVRATEGKEACPAGWEPGKPTLKPGPDLVGKVWEVWNPSME from the coding sequence ATGGCAGAAGAAGAATCCGTATCATGTGCCAGGGTGACCGGCTCGGTTTCGGGAGAGCCGTCACCGGAAACTCCGGCACCCTCTGAATTAACCAGTCAAGAAGAGAGGTCCAGTATGAGTGTACGTGTCGGGCAGAAAGCCCCCGATTTCACTGCGCCTGCCTATCATAAGGGCAGCTTTACCAGCGTGAAGCTGTCGGATTATTTAGGCAAGTGGGTGATGCTCTGTTTCTATCCGGGCGATTTCACCTTTGTTTGAGCTACTGAAGTGTCGGCGGTCGCCGCGAATTATCAGAAGCTCCAGGATTTAGGTGTCGAAGTTATTTCAGTCAGTGTGGACAGCCACTTTGTCCATAAAGTCTGGAACGACGAGGAATTGAGCAAAATGGTGGATGGCGGGGTGCCATTCCATATGGTAGCTGATCAGGCCGGGAATGTCGGTCGCGCCTATGGCTGTTGGGACGAGACCCAGGGGGTCGAGCTCCGCGGACGTTTCATCATCGATCCGGATGGTGTGATTCAGGCGATGGAGGTGCTGACGCCGCCGGTCGGGCGCAAGCTTGCTGAAACGATCCGCCAGATTCAGGCCTATCAGCATGTACGCGCCACTGAAGGGAAGGAAGCCTGTCCCGCAGGCTGGGAGCCGGGCAAGCCGACTCTCAAACCTGGACCGGATCTGGTGGGGAAAGTCTGGGAGGTATGGAACCCTTCCATGGAATAG
- the mltF gene encoding membrane-bound lytic murein transglycosylase MltF, translating to MQRRVFATLLGGAALIGVVLNACTPQHSALEQVLDSGELRVYTRNAPTTYYQGPRGPAGLEYDLARAFADHLGVRLKLVVKDNLEEMFTGLRKGRADLAAAGLTVTEQRRRQVRFAPAYQQITPQLVYRQGTLPEPQDFADVRQGYLEVVANSSHTEQLRQIQQSHPELQWHENPEAGSTELLSLVAQGLIDYTIADSNEVAINRRYFPELRVAFDLSEPRQLAWALPRSKDTSLYDEVEHFFETLRESGELAHRVKQNYEYVRNYDYAGTPFFMHHMRSRMPNYRKLFEKAAAQTELDWRLLAAVAYQESHWNPLAISPTGVRGMMMLTNVTASQLGIADRTDPAQSIQGGARYIKSLYQRFDDIPEGDRMWFTLAAYNVGFGHVRDVQRITEQRGGDPSKWSNVKTNLPLLTQRKWYRQTRYGYARGHEPVTYVDNIRSYYDILRWHLRTNPSPGQIPSSILAYSSPAL from the coding sequence ATGCAACGACGGGTTTTCGCAACATTGCTGGGCGGGGCGGCGCTGATTGGCGTGGTACTCAATGCCTGCACACCGCAGCACAGTGCGCTGGAACAGGTACTGGATAGCGGTGAGTTGCGCGTTTACACCCGTAATGCCCCGACCACCTATTATCAGGGGCCCCGGGGTCCGGCCGGGCTGGAATACGACCTGGCCCGGGCCTTTGCCGACCACCTTGGCGTGCGCCTGAAACTGGTCGTCAAAGACAACCTGGAAGAGATGTTCACCGGTCTGCGCAAGGGGCGTGCCGATCTGGCCGCTGCCGGACTGACCGTCACCGAACAGCGCCGCCGGCAGGTGCGCTTTGCGCCGGCGTACCAGCAAATCACCCCGCAACTGGTCTATCGACAGGGCACCTTGCCCGAACCGCAGGATTTTGCCGATGTCCGGCAAGGCTATCTGGAGGTGGTTGCCAACAGCAGCCATACCGAACAGTTACGCCAGATACAACAGTCACACCCCGAACTCCAATGGCATGAAAATCCGGAAGCCGGCAGCACCGAATTGCTGTCGCTGGTAGCCCAGGGACTGATCGATTACACCATTGCCGATTCCAATGAAGTGGCCATTAACCGGCGCTATTTCCCCGAGCTGCGGGTCGCCTTCGATCTGTCGGAACCCCGGCAGCTCGCCTGGGCCCTGCCCCGAAGCAAGGACACCTCGCTCTATGACGAGGTGGAACATTTCTTCGAAACACTGCGCGAATCGGGCGAACTGGCGCACAGGGTAAAGCAGAACTATGAATACGTGCGTAACTACGACTACGCCGGGACGCCGTTTTTCATGCACCATATGCGCAGTCGCATGCCGAACTACCGCAAGCTGTTCGAAAAGGCAGCTGCGCAAACCGAACTCGACTGGCGTTTACTTGCGGCAGTCGCCTATCAGGAATCTCACTGGAATCCGCTGGCAATATCGCCGACCGGTGTCCGCGGTATGATGATGCTGACCAATGTCACAGCCAGTCAGCTGGGGATAGCGGATCGGACCGATCCGGCCCAGAGCATCCAGGGTGGCGCCCGTTATATCAAGAGCCTGTATCAACGTTTTGATGACATCCCCGAAGGGGATCGGATGTGGTTTACGCTGGCCGCCTATAATGTCGGCTTCGGTCATGTGCGCGATGTTCAGAGGATAACCGAACAACGCGGTGGCGATCCGAGCAAATGGTCCAACGTTAAAACCAATCTGCCCCTGTTAACCCAGCGAAAATGGTATCGGCAAACCCGTTACGGCTATGCCCGGGGGCATGAACCGGTAACCTATGTCGATAACATTCGCAGTTATTACGATATCCTGCGCTGGCACTTGCGCACCAACCCGTCGCCCGGACAGATTCCCAGCTCGATTCTGGCTTATTCCTCACCGGCATTGTAA
- the tadA gene encoding tRNA adenosine(34) deaminase TadA gives MDNDIEQLETDALDEFWMQRALELARQAGAAGEVPVGAVVVRDEQAIGEGWNQPIGNHDPSAHAEMRALRDAAQRSGNYRLPGTTLYVTLEPCVMCTGAIIHARVDRVVFGARDPKTGAAGSVFDILNSDKHNHRVEIRGEVLAGECGRLLTEFFQTRREARKKD, from the coding sequence ATGGATAACGATATTGAGCAGCTGGAGACCGATGCGCTGGATGAATTCTGGATGCAGCGGGCGTTGGAGCTGGCGCGCCAGGCCGGGGCGGCGGGCGAGGTGCCGGTAGGGGCGGTCGTGGTTCGGGATGAACAGGCGATTGGCGAGGGCTGGAATCAGCCGATTGGCAATCACGATCCCAGTGCCCATGCCGAGATGCGCGCCCTGCGCGATGCGGCACAACGGTCGGGGAATTATCGTCTGCCGGGTACGACGTTATACGTGACGCTGGAGCCGTGCGTGATGTGTACCGGCGCGATCATTCACGCACGGGTTGACCGGGTGGTGTTCGGTGCCCGGGATCCGAAAACCGGAGCCGCCGGCAGTGTTTTTGACATATTGAATAGTGATAAACATAACCACCGGGTCGAGATTCGCGGCGAGGTACTGGCCGGAGAGTGTGGGCGTTTGCTGACTGAATTTTTTCAGACCCGTCGCGAGGCCAGGAAAAAAGACTGA
- the serB gene encoding phosphoserine phosphatase SerB: MSEVVLINVTGRDRPGLTARLTGVLADYDIPVLDIDQSVTHNSLALGLLIEAPDENKNCSLFKDLLFSAHELDLDIRFTPINEQDYEQWVARQGQARHIVTLLGRQITARHIARVTEVVGENGFNIEDVSRLSGRLSLHRSEKQSGAAAVQLTLTGEVQDIPGMHARFLQIAQDMQIDVAVQEDNLYRRSRRLVCFDMDSTLIQTEVIDELAKVAGIGDQVAAITEAAMRGEIDFSESFRQRMVLLEGLEESVLQEIAESLPITEGAERLISTLRHFGYKVAILSGGFTYFANYLKDKLGVDYVYANQLDFENGKLTGKVKGEIVDGQMKAKLLQQLAEQEGISTEQVIAVGDGANDLPMLSIAGLGIAFHAKPLVREQAQHSIATLGLDAILYLLGMRDRELQSLGSR, translated from the coding sequence ATGAGTGAAGTCGTTCTGATTAATGTCACCGGCCGCGACCGGCCGGGCCTCACGGCCCGCTTGACCGGTGTCCTGGCCGATTATGATATTCCGGTGCTGGATATCGATCAGTCCGTGACCCATAACAGCCTGGCACTGGGACTGTTAATCGAAGCGCCGGACGAGAATAAAAACTGTTCCCTGTTCAAGGATCTGTTGTTCAGTGCCCATGAGCTGGATCTCGATATCCGTTTCACCCCCATCAATGAACAGGATTACGAGCAGTGGGTAGCCCGCCAGGGCCAGGCCCGGCATATCGTGACCCTGCTGGGACGACAGATTACGGCACGACATATTGCCCGGGTCACCGAAGTGGTGGGAGAAAACGGATTTAATATTGAAGACGTGAGTCGGCTTTCCGGAAGACTCTCCCTGCATCGATCCGAGAAACAGAGCGGGGCGGCGGCCGTGCAATTGACCCTGACTGGGGAAGTTCAGGATATCCCCGGTATGCATGCCCGGTTTTTACAGATCGCCCAGGATATGCAAATCGATGTAGCCGTGCAGGAAGATAACCTGTATCGGCGCAGTCGCCGCCTGGTCTGCTTTGATATGGACTCGACCCTGATTCAAACCGAAGTGATCGACGAGCTGGCAAAAGTGGCCGGCATCGGCGATCAGGTGGCGGCAATTACCGAAGCGGCCATGCGCGGCGAAATCGACTTTTCCGAAAGTTTTCGCCAGCGGATGGTCCTGCTGGAAGGACTGGAAGAGTCGGTGCTGCAGGAGATCGCTGAAAGCTTGCCGATCACCGAGGGGGCGGAACGATTGATTTCGACACTGCGACATTTTGGTTACAAGGTCGCGATTCTCTCCGGCGGCTTTACCTATTTCGCCAATTACCTGAAAGACAAGCTGGGCGTCGATTATGTCTACGCCAACCAGCTGGACTTTGAAAACGGTAAACTGACCGGCAAGGTTAAAGGCGAGATCGTCGACGGGCAGATGAAAGCAAAATTGTTACAGCAACTGGCCGAACAGGAAGGCATCAGCACCGAACAGGTCATCGCAGTCGGCGATGGCGCCAATGACCTGCCGATGCTGTCCATCGCCGGCCTGGGTATCGCCTTTCATGCCAAACCGCTGGTGCGCGAACAGGCGCAACATTCCATCGCCACGCTGGGCCTGGATGCCATTTTGTACCTGCTGGGCATGCGCGATCGCGAACTGCAATCACTCGGTAGTCGATAG
- a CDS encoding type II toxin-antitoxin system Phd/YefM family antitoxin yields the protein MKLSESVKPISYLKSHTAEVLRDVSEGQRTMVITQHGEARAVLQDIASYEQTQESLALLKVLAQSSKSIQEGRSKPLKKAFADIRKRVREDTE from the coding sequence ATGAAACTGAGCGAATCGGTTAAACCCATCAGCTACCTGAAAAGCCATACCGCCGAGGTTCTGCGAGACGTTAGTGAAGGACAACGCACCATGGTAATCACACAACACGGGGAAGCCAGGGCCGTGCTGCAGGATATTGCCAGTTATGAACAAACCCAGGAATCGCTGGCACTGCTCAAGGTACTGGCCCAAAGTTCGAAAAGCATTCAGGAAGGCCGGAGCAAGCCTCTCAAGAAAGCCTTTGCCGATATTCGAAAGCGTGTCAGGGAAGATACTGAGTGA
- a CDS encoding type II toxin-antitoxin system RelE/ParE family toxin yields MKRYRVRLTEDAEQDLIDIYRYIALYDSAENADYVLVQLESLCLRLVELPERGHVPPELDRISVTNYREVYFKPYRVIYEAIRHDVFIHCILDGRRDMPSLLQRRLIR; encoded by the coding sequence GTGAAACGCTATCGCGTCCGGCTTACCGAGGATGCAGAACAGGACCTCATCGATATCTACCGCTATATTGCTCTCTACGACTCCGCGGAGAATGCGGATTACGTACTGGTTCAGCTGGAATCCCTCTGCTTGAGACTTGTCGAGTTGCCCGAACGAGGACACGTTCCGCCAGAACTCGATCGAATCAGTGTAACAAACTACCGGGAAGTCTACTTCAAACCCTACCGTGTAATCTATGAAGCCATTCGTCACGACGTTTTCATTCACTGCATTCTTGATGGTCGAAGGGATATGCCTTCGTTACTTCAACGACGACTGATTCGCTAA